The Athalia rosae chromosome 4, iyAthRosa1.1, whole genome shotgun sequence DNA segment TCCAAAATTCCCACCGACAAACTCCCGGAATTAGAGTGCAGCCAATTGTAGGTATGATAATTGCAATATTGTAAGCGAACGACGCGTTGCAGATTATTACGCAGCTTATTATTTTACGTGTAACAGTGCCTTGTCAAAACCTGGCGAATTTCGTCGGGTGAATGTCAGCCGTCTATATTATAACGCGCCGACGAAAGCTCGATATGATCGACGGGTAAGTAAGTAAGTTATGATCTATAGGTACGAATAAAAAGTAATTTGATTGTATTCctaatagaataaaaatttcgaggtAAGCGACGACCTCTGTCTTAGTTTTCCTTCtgtcaatttatttatcaatcgtTAGTATTGAAATAGTTCCATATTTATGATtaataatcgataaatatatttacgttACTTTCGAGCGAAAAATGTTGTATAGTTTTTAAATATGGAACAGACTAGATAGCCAAATGAAATTGAACACATTGCGAACGATGTAATAGTAatgtatacgatatacgtattatctttaaattttataataagccatacttctttctttttgtcacATAAATCTGCCTTATATAAGTTATTTCTAATACCATTGtcattgtaaaatttgaattaaaaatcataCTCTTAAGTTACTACCCTTAAGCCTTCATTGTTGTTAAGCATGAATTTACCTTTCGCGAAATCTCACGTCGAATAATTGTTAACatttattatacttttctagagtcgaataaaatgttgagaacatgacaattttcattctaatttctAACGATCTTTTTAGTGCGTCAATTTCGTATAGCATACAAGTGTACGGTGCACGTGTACTCCATCGTTACACTTCTGCATTTGAACCTGCGCCAAAACGATCATTCTTTCGGCGCAAAAACAGGTGAGTTTGTATCTACCTGAATGCTTGAGGCAACAAGCCAAGTCTCCAGCAGAGCGACTGCGATAACTTTAAAAGTCTgtaaatttggaaattcaaaaaagtcCGTCAAGTAGAATCAGGCTTGAGCCGCGCTTGTTTCCTGCAACACAAAACCGAcgctaatgaaaaaaattcaacctctCTGTATCGATGGTACTTCAGAGGTCGCGACATGAAATGTTGTTTGTAAAGTGAGAATATTGGTGAAGTTGAGGTCGACGTCCGCTGTCAGTTGACGAGTTCGCGTTTTCAAGACACCGTCGATTATGATCGGCATCTcataaaagaatatttcaactTGAATCGATCGCTAATATCATCAAATTCAATTTACGGCATCACGTGCTTACAGGTAGTAATAACGGTCGAATTCATTTAAATTACCTTAAGTTTACCggctaatttttcatctcagcTATATCGAGATTAATCATGAAACGGAGTGTGCCGCCTGTCTtgggtaaagaaaaaatgctGTCAGCGAGACATTTTGCGGAGAGGAATTCCCGAGGAAATTCCTGTGAGAAAGGTTTCTCATTAGAATCAACAGAGGTGGGTCTCGAATTCGATTTTACCAGAGGAAGGACGTTGAACGAGTCGCGAAATGATGAAAGTAATGGACACACCGACGGATCCTCTGATTCCACGAGAACTTCATCATCCAGTACTCGAGACGAGTAAGGCGATGTTAATTAGATATATTaccacgattttttttattaaatttacgaGCTCAGACCCGCGGTAGTGTGACTTCGATATAAAAATCTTAtcgcatttcattttatttacaaaaatcaGAGAGAATTTACTGAtcgaaaatcaacgaaaaaaagaattgaagaacACCTGCATGCAGGGGCAGTGATACAGCTGCACTTGCACCGACTTCGCACTAttaagcaaaaaattaatcatctgtttgattgggtttaatatgcttttcttacgtattttgacctcaggaatccgaatctggaaaaaaaattaatctatctctaaaattgaccgagttatcgccaattttcggctttttggggtcaaaaataaaaaattgattttttaatctatattaatgtaatttgagcccaggaatccgaatctggaagaaaaattgatctgtctGCAAAAAagatcgagatatcctcattttttcgcgatttttggcataaatttgaggatatctcgaagggaaaaaatcgtagctcaatttggacaacggattcgtgttcctgaggtcaaaatacataagaaaagtgccatacgatcaattttaaaaaataaaaatttttggccaaaatttgagatttttccaaggggtaccccttacgattttttcaaattttgaccaaaattttttattttttaaaattgatcgtatggcacttttcttatgtattttgacctcagaaacacgaatccgttgtccaaattgagctacgattttttcccttcgagatatcctccaatttatgccaaaaatcgtgaaaaaatggggataactcggtcattttcgcagatagatcaatttttcttccagattcggattcctgagctcaaattacattgagatagactgaaaaatcaattttttatttttgaccccaaaaagctgaaaattggcgataactcggtcaatcttagagatagatcattttttctttcagattcggattcctgaggtcaaaatacgtcagaaaagtgtaatacaatcaatttctaaactactttacttttggtctaaaatcgattttttttttggcttctcaagggtaatctcacgtattaACAACTCAGGAATCCatatctgaaagccaaaatcaactactcgtgcaatcgatcgagtaatcattaggtggaaataattttttacttgatattttgaggaagcccactcgttttttgaataaataattaatcaagtggggtacttccagcaataaaatttttttcttggtcgaaaatcataggaaacatctaaaaattgtcgattgtgattgttttttactcaacttcaatttcaagtcaaaaaaagagcatgtcattttcgattttatactcCGGACAATGATTTACAAATtgcgaaacgaagaaacttgaaaaacaaactgtcaaaaattaaatcttcaaaaacttgaaacttggaaatatatgattgaaaaatattgatttattgaaaaatggtacgataatatttatgattacgattatgcgctatgaatgagtataatttacgtatatgCTTTCTGGGTTTTTTGTCAGCAGACGACCACGTCAATCATCTGTCAGAGCAGAACATCTGcgcgacaaaaattgaatctgtcAAAATAACGAAGTTCCCTTGTTAACTTCGTACTGTAACAGATCGCTTTTCGTCATCGCGGCGAACTTGATGTTGTAATATTGTCATATAATCTGAATGTTAAAAATCTCCTCCCTTGCATCAGTTtttggtacaagattttttcatttatatagaGGGACAGTAAAGGGACTCTGTTGGATTAATTTTAGGAATAACAACCTAGAAAACTGGAACAGAGTCGGGAATAACTCGAAGACGGAAGATAATCACCCCGAAAATTTAAGACCGGACTTTGCGTTACCCGACATTGcaaaattgagaataaattCCGACTTTGGAGTGGAGACTTTGGAATTAGGCAGACTGACTTTGGACAGCGATTGCGAGTCAGTTGGTACTTTGCAAAAAGTTTCTGCAGAAAAGTCGCCGAAGGATAACGAGCAATTGATAGGAGTCGTAATTTCGGTAGCAAGAGTAACGGGATTGATAGTAGTAAAGCCACCGATTCCCTACGACGTTTTGCTGTACATTGGGTCACCAGTTTTTGTACGAAAATTCTACGCTGCGGGTCTTGTTCCTGCAGAACTGGTCGAGATCGGATGGGTAACGGACATATTTGGTCCTGCGTGCGAACCATATTATTGCATAAAGTCGGCGGATAACTGCATCGAATTGACGAGCGAAGGAACTCAGCTCTACTATTCTTTGAATCATCCGCTCACGGGATTCGTGCGTCTCAAGCGTGAGGAAAATAAGCGGTACACTGTTCTGTACTCACCTGGATCAAATTCGCCCGAGGATCTGCAAAATGGTACGCAAATCatatcgatttttgaaaatgtatCATGGGAAAGGATGTCATGTGACTTTGGCGCACAACGTATAcgttataatttcaatttcaggcCGTCCGATCGACCGTGATTGGAACGCAGATGACG contains these protein-coding regions:
- the LOC105692735 gene encoding uncharacterized protein LOC105692735, which encodes MKRSVPPVLGKEKMLSARHFAERNSRGNSCEKGFSLESTEVGLEFDFTRGRTLNESRNDESNGHTDGSSDSTRTSSSSTRDENNNLENWNRVGNNSKTEDNHPENLRPDFALPDIAKLRINSDFGVETLELGRLTLDSDCESVGTLQKVSAEKSPKDNEQLIGVVISVARVTGLIVVKPPIPYDVLLYIGSPVFVRKFYAAGLVPAELVEIGWVTDIFGPACEPYYCIKSADNCIELTSEGTQLYYSLNHPLTGFVRLKREENKRYTVLYSPGSNSPEDLQNGRPIDRDWNADDAGRHSRYRRYRRRGNGKRGALDYRNRYRYGMQAQPKHTYFDF